From Xyrauchen texanus isolate HMW12.3.18 chromosome 12, RBS_HiC_50CHRs, whole genome shotgun sequence, one genomic window encodes:
- the arhgap27l gene encoding rho GTPase-activating protein 27 isoform X1, giving the protein MTSLNSLGLILVEFEYEYEGRDGHMVSIKPNERYILLAKTNDHWWQVCKDERAKPFYIPAKYVKELPSNIPLPLDFREPPCPDLRPAVPDLGEVHKLDEVAIRLHSKGNYHKMENRMSTFGVPLDLQEPPYYKCGRPSDSLISLKTVSASDSLQQKKRTSQATNLFFGSCIAPSETVPEIFIVPSFSPADPLHRPIPVKPVELPVIKNQTETKSHRKSLEPESPIEPESESSSSEPLPSPDSENIYESISDLNLDELILTDKLPTGLPDTETNITGSLPNIKVENENPNTAVYANVTDLKKTGRHSPISSSSTCSSPDIALSPATDSASLPNSAGWQVHTDHDSGKEFYYHHTTGQSSWSDPRSPHPGAGMESATSPLPALSTPSSAHSQGSDWKQLMDEASGRHYYYNHTLKQTSWTVPDPLSPPPSANGVHNHCKQADVPPPLPVEDYPTNEHEESHNLPHLPKDLQLSQIKRTIIPRAAMDTHKDVPVGWSQSVEDGKCDITSENTHGQASVLPVQPTMGNGTDQDAQPVVNNWRHTLGQLNVSQEDLKFSPSHRRIASDASSSGNSPETHHYSSLEKAGILNKTKVAENGKRLRKNWAQSWTVLHDGILTFHKDPKSTPAGMSTKSNQIVPEFTVELKGATLSWASKEKSSKKNVLELKTRHGSEYLIQYDTDSIIHEWQKIILGTIKLLQDHGHNSEDEVEDIPEKSPLPADKERKTDSTRLSTSSNIDTEQGRVRNKLRKFLQRRPTLQSVKEKGYIKENVFGCHLDTLCHRENVNVPKFVEKCIRSVETRGLKIDGIYRVSGNLAVIQKLRYKADHEEDLDLEDGKWEEIHVITGALKLFLRELPEPLFPFSFFDGFIAAIKMSDYNQKVSYMRDLVRNLPLPNHDTMEVLFKHLLKVVEHGESNRMSVQSMAIVFGPTLLRPQEESNITIHTIFQNQIVELILNEFNEVFKTK; this is encoded by the exons ATGACATCCTTAAACAGTCTGGGCTTGATATTGGTGGaatttgaatatgaatatgaGGGTCGGGATGGTCACATGGTGTCCATTAAACCAAATGAGCGCTACATTCTCCTGGCCAAAACCAATGATCATTGGTGGCAAGTGTGCAAAGATGAACGTGCCAAGCCATTTTATATTCCCGCTAAATATGTAAAAGAGCTTCCATCCAACATCCCTTTACCTCTAGACTTCAGAGAGCCACCATGCCCTGATCTGAGGCCTGCTGTGCCTGACCTGGGAGAGGTCCACAAATTGGATGAGGTGGCAATTAGACTACATTCCAAAGGGAATTATCATAAAATGGAAAATCGCATGTCGACTTTTGGTGTCCCCTTGGATTTACAAGAACCCCCTTATTACAAGTGTGGCAGACCGTCGGACTCTCTCATATCCCTAAAAACAGTTTCTGCCTCAGACTCACTGCAGCAGAAGAAGAGGACAAGTCAAGCAACTAATCTGTTTTTTGGCTCTTGTATCGCTCCATCTGAAACAGTGCCTGAAATATTCATAGTGCCCAGCTTCAGCCCGGCTGACCCTCTCCATAGACCTATCCCGGTCAAACCTGTGGAGCTCCCTGTCATCAAGAACCAGACAGAAACCAAGTCTCACAGGAAGTCACTAGAGCCAGAATCCCCAATTGAACCTGAAAGTGAAAGCTCCAGTTCAGAACCATTGCCGTCACCAGACTCTGAGAATATTTATGAATCCATATCGGATCTGAATCTCGACGAATTGATACTGACTGACAAATTACCTACTGGATTACCAGACACTGAGACCAACATAACAGGCTCACTTCCAAACATAAAG GTTGAGAATGAAAATCCCAACACGGCTGTGTACGCTAACGTTACTGACCTGAAGAAGACCGGCCGTCACTCTCCGATCTCCTCTTCCTCCACCTGCTCTTCACCTGACATTGCCCTCAGTCCCGCCACTGACTCCGCCTCCTTGCCAAACTCAGCTGGATGGCAGGTTCATACTGACCACGACAGCGGCAAGGAGTTCTACTACCATCATACCACGGGGCAGAGCAGTTGGTCTGATCCCCGTAGCCCCCACCCAGGAGCTGGTATGGAGTCTGCGACCTCCCCTTTACCTGCATTGTCCACCCCATCCTCAGCCCACTCACAGGGCTCTGACTGGAAGCAGCTTATGGATGAAGCCTCTGGGAGACATTACTACTATAACCACACTTTGAAGCAAACCTCTTGGACTGTGCCAGATCcactgtcccctccaccctccgCAAATGGGGTGCACAATCATTGCAAGCAAGCAGATGTGCCG CCACCTCTGCCAGTGGAGGACTACCCTACAAATGAGCATGAGGAATCCCATAATCTTCCTCACCTCCCTAAGGATCTTCAGTTATCCCAAATCAAACGCACCATCATCCCTAGGGCTGCTATGGACACACATAAAGATGTCCCTGTGGGCTGGAGCCAATCTGTAGAGGATGGAAAGTGTGACATCACAAGTGAAAACACACATGGACAG GCTTCAGTCTTGCCCGTTCAGCCAACAATGGGAAACGGAACGGACCAAGATGCTCAACCTGTTGTGAACAACTGGAGACACACTTTGGGCCAGTTAAATGTTTCCCAGGAAGACCTG AAATTTTCCCCTTCTCACAGGAGGATCGCCAGTGATGCCTCCAGTTCAGGGAATTCACCAGAAACACATCATTAC TCATCATTAGAGAAAGCTGGCATCCTCAACAAGACCAAAGTTGCAGAGAATGGAAAGAGGCTGAG GAAGAACTGGGCACAGTCGTGGACTGTTCTCCATGATGGCATATTGACTTTCCACAAGGACCCTAAATCTACACCTGCTGGGATGTCG ACCAAGTCCAATCAGATCGTCCCAGAGTTCACAGTGGAACTGAAGGGAGCGACTCTATCATGGGCATCCAAAGAAAAGTCCAGCAAGAAGAACGTTCTAGAG CTGAAGACACGTCACGGTTCAGAGTATCTTATACAGTATGACACAGACAGCATCATCCACGAATGGCAGAAAATCATCCTGGGCACCATCAAACTGCTG CAGGACCACGGCCATAACTCAGAGGATGAGGTAGAAGACATTCCAGAAAAATCTCCATTGCCTGCAGACAAAGAGAGGAAGACTGACT CAACAAGGTTGAGTACGTCAAGCAACATAGATACAGAACAGGGACGTGTTCGCAACAAATTACGGAAGTTCCTCCAGAGGAGGCCCACCCTACAGTCAGTCAAAGAGAAAGGCTACATCAAAG AGAATGTTTTTGGCTGCCACCTAGACACTCTGTGCCATCGGGAGAATGTGAACGTGCCCAAGTTTGTGGAAAAATGCATCAGATCTGTGGAGACAAGGG GTCTTAAAATAGATGGAATTTACAGAGTCAGTGGGAACCTGGCTGTTATTCAAAAGCTTCGATATAAAGCTGATCATG aAGAGGATTTGGATCTGGAGGACGGGAAGTGGGAGGAGATCCATGTGATCACAGGAGCTCTGAAGCTCTTCCTGCGTGAACTTCCGGAGCCTCTGTTCCCCTTCAGCTTCTTTGATGGGTTCATTGCTGCCATTA AAATGAGTGActacaaccagaaagtgtcataTATGCGGGATCTTGTAAGAAACCTGCCTTTGCCCAACCATGACACTATGGAGGTTCTCTTCAAACATCTCCTAAA GGTTGTTGAGCATGGTGAGTCGAACCGCATGTCTGTCCAAAGTATGGCCATCGTTTTTGGCCCAACATTGCTGAGACCCCAGGAAGAGTCTAACATCACCATCCACACGATCTTTCAGAACCAAATCGTGGAGCTCATTCTCAACGAATTCAATGAGGTCTTCAAAACCAAATGA
- the arhgap27l gene encoding rho GTPase-activating protein 27 isoform X2 — translation MTSLNSLGLILVEFEYEYEGRDGHMVSIKPNERYILLAKTNDHWWQVCKDERAKPFYIPAKYVKELPSNIPLPLDFREPPCPDLRPAVPDLGEVHKLDEVAIRLHSKGNYHKMENRMSTFGVPLDLQEPPYYKCGRPSDSLISLKTVSASDSLQQKKRTSQATNLFFGSCIAPSETVPEIFIVPSFSPADPLHRPIPVKPVELPVIKNQTETKSHRKSLEPESPIEPESESSSSEPLPSPDSENIYESISDLNLDELILTDKLPTGLPDTETNITGSLPNIKVENENPNTAVYANVTDLKKTGRHSPISSSSTCSSPDIALSPATDSASLPNSAGWQVHTDHDSGKEFYYHHTTGQSSWSDPRSPHPGAGMESATSPLPALSTPSSAHSQGSDWKQLMDEASGRHYYYNHTLKQTSWTVPDPLSPPPSANGVHNHCKQADVPPPLPVEDYPTNEHEESHNLPHLPKDLQLSQIKRTIIPRAAMDTHKDVPVGWSQSVEDGKCDITSENTHGQASVLPVQPTMGNGTDQDAQPVVNNWRHTLGQLNVSQEDLKFSPSHRRIASDASSSGNSPETHHYSSLEKAGILNKTKVAENGKRLRKNWAQSWTVLHDGILTFHKDPKSTPAGMSTKSNQIVPEFTVELKGATLSWASKEKSSKKNVLELKTRHGSEYLIQYDTDSIIHEWQKIILGTIKLLDHGHNSEDEVEDIPEKSPLPADKERKTDSTRLSTSSNIDTEQGRVRNKLRKFLQRRPTLQSVKEKGYIKENVFGCHLDTLCHRENVNVPKFVEKCIRSVETRGLKIDGIYRVSGNLAVIQKLRYKADHEEDLDLEDGKWEEIHVITGALKLFLRELPEPLFPFSFFDGFIAAIKMSDYNQKVSYMRDLVRNLPLPNHDTMEVLFKHLLKVVEHGESNRMSVQSMAIVFGPTLLRPQEESNITIHTIFQNQIVELILNEFNEVFKTK, via the exons ATGACATCCTTAAACAGTCTGGGCTTGATATTGGTGGaatttgaatatgaatatgaGGGTCGGGATGGTCACATGGTGTCCATTAAACCAAATGAGCGCTACATTCTCCTGGCCAAAACCAATGATCATTGGTGGCAAGTGTGCAAAGATGAACGTGCCAAGCCATTTTATATTCCCGCTAAATATGTAAAAGAGCTTCCATCCAACATCCCTTTACCTCTAGACTTCAGAGAGCCACCATGCCCTGATCTGAGGCCTGCTGTGCCTGACCTGGGAGAGGTCCACAAATTGGATGAGGTGGCAATTAGACTACATTCCAAAGGGAATTATCATAAAATGGAAAATCGCATGTCGACTTTTGGTGTCCCCTTGGATTTACAAGAACCCCCTTATTACAAGTGTGGCAGACCGTCGGACTCTCTCATATCCCTAAAAACAGTTTCTGCCTCAGACTCACTGCAGCAGAAGAAGAGGACAAGTCAAGCAACTAATCTGTTTTTTGGCTCTTGTATCGCTCCATCTGAAACAGTGCCTGAAATATTCATAGTGCCCAGCTTCAGCCCGGCTGACCCTCTCCATAGACCTATCCCGGTCAAACCTGTGGAGCTCCCTGTCATCAAGAACCAGACAGAAACCAAGTCTCACAGGAAGTCACTAGAGCCAGAATCCCCAATTGAACCTGAAAGTGAAAGCTCCAGTTCAGAACCATTGCCGTCACCAGACTCTGAGAATATTTATGAATCCATATCGGATCTGAATCTCGACGAATTGATACTGACTGACAAATTACCTACTGGATTACCAGACACTGAGACCAACATAACAGGCTCACTTCCAAACATAAAG GTTGAGAATGAAAATCCCAACACGGCTGTGTACGCTAACGTTACTGACCTGAAGAAGACCGGCCGTCACTCTCCGATCTCCTCTTCCTCCACCTGCTCTTCACCTGACATTGCCCTCAGTCCCGCCACTGACTCCGCCTCCTTGCCAAACTCAGCTGGATGGCAGGTTCATACTGACCACGACAGCGGCAAGGAGTTCTACTACCATCATACCACGGGGCAGAGCAGTTGGTCTGATCCCCGTAGCCCCCACCCAGGAGCTGGTATGGAGTCTGCGACCTCCCCTTTACCTGCATTGTCCACCCCATCCTCAGCCCACTCACAGGGCTCTGACTGGAAGCAGCTTATGGATGAAGCCTCTGGGAGACATTACTACTATAACCACACTTTGAAGCAAACCTCTTGGACTGTGCCAGATCcactgtcccctccaccctccgCAAATGGGGTGCACAATCATTGCAAGCAAGCAGATGTGCCG CCACCTCTGCCAGTGGAGGACTACCCTACAAATGAGCATGAGGAATCCCATAATCTTCCTCACCTCCCTAAGGATCTTCAGTTATCCCAAATCAAACGCACCATCATCCCTAGGGCTGCTATGGACACACATAAAGATGTCCCTGTGGGCTGGAGCCAATCTGTAGAGGATGGAAAGTGTGACATCACAAGTGAAAACACACATGGACAG GCTTCAGTCTTGCCCGTTCAGCCAACAATGGGAAACGGAACGGACCAAGATGCTCAACCTGTTGTGAACAACTGGAGACACACTTTGGGCCAGTTAAATGTTTCCCAGGAAGACCTG AAATTTTCCCCTTCTCACAGGAGGATCGCCAGTGATGCCTCCAGTTCAGGGAATTCACCAGAAACACATCATTAC TCATCATTAGAGAAAGCTGGCATCCTCAACAAGACCAAAGTTGCAGAGAATGGAAAGAGGCTGAG GAAGAACTGGGCACAGTCGTGGACTGTTCTCCATGATGGCATATTGACTTTCCACAAGGACCCTAAATCTACACCTGCTGGGATGTCG ACCAAGTCCAATCAGATCGTCCCAGAGTTCACAGTGGAACTGAAGGGAGCGACTCTATCATGGGCATCCAAAGAAAAGTCCAGCAAGAAGAACGTTCTAGAG CTGAAGACACGTCACGGTTCAGAGTATCTTATACAGTATGACACAGACAGCATCATCCACGAATGGCAGAAAATCATCCTGGGCACCATCAAACTGCTG GACCACGGCCATAACTCAGAGGATGAGGTAGAAGACATTCCAGAAAAATCTCCATTGCCTGCAGACAAAGAGAGGAAGACTGACT CAACAAGGTTGAGTACGTCAAGCAACATAGATACAGAACAGGGACGTGTTCGCAACAAATTACGGAAGTTCCTCCAGAGGAGGCCCACCCTACAGTCAGTCAAAGAGAAAGGCTACATCAAAG AGAATGTTTTTGGCTGCCACCTAGACACTCTGTGCCATCGGGAGAATGTGAACGTGCCCAAGTTTGTGGAAAAATGCATCAGATCTGTGGAGACAAGGG GTCTTAAAATAGATGGAATTTACAGAGTCAGTGGGAACCTGGCTGTTATTCAAAAGCTTCGATATAAAGCTGATCATG aAGAGGATTTGGATCTGGAGGACGGGAAGTGGGAGGAGATCCATGTGATCACAGGAGCTCTGAAGCTCTTCCTGCGTGAACTTCCGGAGCCTCTGTTCCCCTTCAGCTTCTTTGATGGGTTCATTGCTGCCATTA AAATGAGTGActacaaccagaaagtgtcataTATGCGGGATCTTGTAAGAAACCTGCCTTTGCCCAACCATGACACTATGGAGGTTCTCTTCAAACATCTCCTAAA GGTTGTTGAGCATGGTGAGTCGAACCGCATGTCTGTCCAAAGTATGGCCATCGTTTTTGGCCCAACATTGCTGAGACCCCAGGAAGAGTCTAACATCACCATCCACACGATCTTTCAGAACCAAATCGTGGAGCTCATTCTCAACGAATTCAATGAGGTCTTCAAAACCAAATGA